The Helicoverpa armigera isolate CAAS_96S chromosome 15, ASM3070526v1, whole genome shotgun sequence genomic interval ATATAATGGACGATTATGATAAAGCAGCCTACTGAAATAACCCAGATTTATCGTTGACGCCAGAATTAGACTATATAATTCACAATGTAATATACCTTAAAAGGGGAAGCCCTTTTTATCTGTCTACTGCCAAGCAAAGAGAGGGATTCTAGTTTAATTTGTTGGCAATTCTGACATCAACTTTCATCCAATACCGTCCCACTAGTTGGGACTGGCATTTTGTCGTACCAAGAAGGCACCTATGTAACTTGAAAaagtttctatattttttaacataaaagCACCAACCTATCAACAACAAGCACACATATTCTGTTTGCATCTTCGTCTTCGAGCCTCACGTCGGAGATGTGCTTCCAGTCTATGAATGCGGCGAGGTGGGCCCGAGCCACGATCACGCCGCCCGGGGACAGCGTGACCACGGTATCAGCACTCAGGCCGCACTTCCGAGACAACTCCGTGGCTATCACGCTCACTGAGTACGAGTCTTTGAGCAATGGCTCGCTGTCTGCAAGTGATGAAGCATGATTTGAGAGAGTTTCTTGCATTGGAGAAGTCATAAATTATGTAAGAATTGGTAAAGGTTAAAATAAGCTGATATTGCAGCTGCAGTTAGTGCATTCTTTCAAATGAAGTGCAAAAGTATGCAAAGAATGTGATAATTTCATCACTTAGCGAATttgtggtaaaaataaaatagacgaAATCTGAATGCAGTTGCTTGCATTTATTAACGCTAAACTTGAATTTTAAACAACTGCCAATGCAAAAATACTCTCAATAACATTAAACAAACAGCCAAATGAGATGTTCAGTTACACAATGTTGTCATGTACTATTCAATGTTATATGATTGAGCTTACGACATTCTCGTACTACTCCAATTATGTCACACAACAATGATACAATATGTAGTACATCACCCGGGTGTTATCAACTCTGTCGCATAATGGTTAATGTCAATAATACCCGGCTAATGTTGACATTGAACATGCGGTCAATGACTCATTCTGACAAAAAGTTAAATGTATGTTTacgaaaataaagttaaatcttTTGGAATAACAtgggtgttttattttaaattattatttgaaatgagATATTGATAAAACAGTTAATCAAAATCTTTATGCTTCTGAATACTCTTACAGTCAATGAAGCATTGTAAAATGTAATCAGAAGTTATCTTTCAACAATTTGAAGACAAAACTGTTAATAAAAAAGTCTTAAATCTGTCTACAAttatatatttctaaatataagCAAGCTGTTTTCAGTAAGCAAAGCCTTGACATATATTTAGTTGCACAAAGCTTACTACAGCGCATTCCATACAAAGTGCACATGTGTGCAATATTGGTACACAATAGAACTTAATAGATCATTGTGTATTACAATTTGAAATGGGTTTTGTGCGTATTTGCATTCAATGTAGTGACGTCAATGGTGTTCATGCAAATTTCAGGCCATGGGCGGACAAATATATGTGATATGAATTTTCGACTGCATGAAACTGGCTCATGTATtatgaataattaagaattacgaatatttgtttaatttaattctaaaattgttattttttaatctttggaGACAGTATTTTATGACCTTTTCCTCCCATTATGAAATCCCTCggtaaagtttaatttattgcgCAGAAATATTTTGGAGTATTGCCAAGAAATAAACAAGCTTCTCAAGTTGTCATTAAATTGgaatttgttttcatttcagtGTCTTTTGCTTTTTATCTACAAAAAAGGTAAACAGATGAGTGTTTTCCCAgaattgaataattttgtctCAAGTGGGGTGCATGACCTTGTTCTCATCTGCATACAATACAGAAATCTCGGTACAATTCCTTCCATTGTGATTCCATGACTAAGGGTTTGTTGACTTGCAATAAAAAAGTATAGAGGCTATtccaaataaatctttatttaatatctgatgataatgatgCTATGACTATAGAAGAGTAAAGATTTATCAGCCTATTGCTGacaatttcatagaaaaaataatactcataATTTGTGTTACTGTATTAACAGTGCAGCCTATTTCGGAGGAAGTAATTTTTCGAgactattttagtttttatttgcaggtttttttttaatttctatagtattaaataatcattaatataGATAGTAATATGTAGTTATCAAAAGTGTTATAGGAACTTAATGCCAAGTGTGGGAAAGTTTACATTTGAACTACTTGATAGTATTCAGTTAGAAGTAAGTAGTAACCAGTTGTATAGCTTACATAAACAACTAGTTAGTTACATATGAACCTTTTGCAGGTTTCCTCAATAAACTGTGTATCTAGGTCACATGTGGAATTAGGACTTGCTTCATAAGAATTTCATGATTCAGCCGACCTAAGTGTATTAGTCAGTCACTCATTTTTAGTACATAGATTCGTATTTTTAGAACTTGTctgtatcttatttttttattattaataatatcagtaatattaaaattttggattgtttttattgtgaaaaGGTTTGTTTGACTATTGTGTATTTATGAATAAGTAGTTGCACTGACATTTAAAACAGTAAAAAGGGATTATGTTTCATTTTGTGCAATGAGTCACTCCTAAGGGAGACCTTTTGAGATAAAAACTATGGCTTTCacacagttaaaaaaataataataaaattaagacaaTCAGAtacattatcaaataaaaattatttttaatatttttccattaTCTGCATGCATtgaaaactacattttttttcaagagTCATTGAACACACATGCATTTACTGTTGTATCAGATTATACAGGAAATAGAAAAAGTTGCATTCTGTTTGGACTTTGACCACATGGACGAATGtgcaaaataatgaaggtagaCTTACCAAGTATTTTGCTTCCGTTTAACAAAGCCCGGATTTTTTCCATCCAAACTTGTGTGTCATGAAGAGATTGCGCTGCAAGCAAAACGCGCGGTTTTCGCGGCTCGTCAACAGAGAACACGGCGAAGGCATGTGGCCGCGTGCGAGACTTGGCTCTCTTCACCACGCAGCCCGACGGCAGCTCCACCGACCCAGCCGAAGCACCTGCCTCGCTGCAGTACACCGCCAGAGAAGCCCCCGAGCACGTCGGACTCGGTCTCAGAATACACCATTGTCTTTTCCACGACTGccaattacaaaataatcaatGCCACAATGTTGTGTTGTGATACATCCcgatgaataaataatacacTTCACGAAACTTACCTTGAAAGGATTTAAGCCCAAATTAGATTTAAACGGATACTTAATCTCCAAGTATCCGGACATTGCGAGTTTTCCGTTTTTACAATGTAAAAAACAtgtctaatttaaataaacttaaataataaacacgAGATGCACATGTTCAAtcaaacaatattgtttacaaaaaatcatagacaaacaacaaaaatagggATTGGTCGTTTATTTAAAATCGATATTTGAAAACCGGTTTTTCCCGACAAGATGGCTTAGTTTATGGTAATACCTCTCACGCTCCTGGATGGAAGAAAAAATCCAAATGTTTTTAAAGCAAGAATGGAGAaaaatttattaactttaaattcatacgggaatattttgtttgaagcCACTTATCAAAGCGCTTGGAGTAATCAATCAGTAATCAGCTTTTAAAAACTCAGATATTTTGACAATGATAACGATTTGTCATGTCATTATGTCAATTGTGTCAAAGTCTTCCATTCCAATATCCGACGAGATTATTTTGTGCATTGAAATCGATCGTGACTGTTTAATTTGTgcggaattaaattaaaatccaagaatACCAGTGATATCTACTACACAGAAATCAAAACCATATAAAATGAAGCAACTAACTTCATTACTTTTTACAGTATGCATATTTTCCTATGTACAATCTGCAATCAATCTTCCTGAAGAAGATGTTGGCAACGGCAGATATTCTATCGAAGGAAAAGTCTTTCCACCAGAAGAGCAAGACCTGGGCCCTTGGCAAGTTGATACACGTATCCATGTGAATGGTGGTGAATACATTGGCTTCATAAGGGATGATGGCTCATTCGTCATACACAATGTACCATCGGGTTCATACGTTGTTGAAATCTTGCACCCTGACTACATATACGAACCAATCAGAGTGGAGATCAACTCTAAGGGGAAGTACAGAGCCAGGAAAGTGAACTACATACAAACTTCACAGGTTATCCAAGTGCCTTACCCACTAAGACTCAAAGCTTTGTCAAAGTTCAGGTATTTCCAAGTTAGAGAGCAATGGCGATTGACTGACTTCCTGTTCAACCCTATGGTCATTATGATGGTGCTGCCACTGCTGTTCATCATGATTTTGCCTAAAATGATGAATGACCCTGAGACTAAGGAGGACTTGAAGCAAATAAGCAACTTAGCAAAGATGTCGGAGATGCCTGAAATGTCAGAGATGTTCACTTCATTGTTCAGTGGTGGTGCTGCGGCCAAGGCATCTTCAACTTCTAAAgccaaacaaataaagaaaaggCAGTAGCATTATTCTAGTTCAATATTATTGATAAGTATTTATGGTCAATAAGTTTATTGATATGTATAGtgatgtaaaaattaaataaattgataaatgaactgtgtttgtaaatatgtattccTACCAACTCATTGTTTTATAGTGATGGAATGCTTTTGTCACTGTTGAGCTATTGAGTTCAATATTTACACAATCATTCCAATTTTGCAATGTTAGAAAAGGAGAATAGAAGATTTCTACTAGACATAGTTCTTTTGGTGTTAAAGGAAATTGTTTATCTCCTATCTTATCAGGCCACAATgttaaaattatcttataaGAATCTTTTTTAAACACTATGGTATTGGTATTGGGTACATAAGAAAAACACATGacatttttattagattttatttggaaataaatCTATGACAATAAACCACTCTCCTACACTACAGAGAAGCTTTGTAACAACTTAGGAAGATATTACACACaaatacataaagtataaaatcAGTCATTGGTAATTTGGACGGAAACTACTTAAGTAACATGCTCACATTGACATCCAGACATGAGATTCACAATATTAattctttaatatattatattttttcctctgTTATAATTTTGGACGGGACATTTTTGTACACAATGTCAAATATCTAATTTATTGAATATATGTGATGAATGTGGCACTGTAATACATAGAACTAAATAGGTACTCTCAGCTACCACAATTATACAAAACTTATTCTAATCATTAATTAATCCATATAATTACAAATCAAAGTATATTTTCCATTACAATtactatttcaaataaattttaattatattgtccTTATCAATAAGGCATTACGATTgacatttttgatattttattgcttgatcaattcattgtaaataatgtacagtagttataaatatacataccaCCTTTTCAACACTTGAGATTTCATTAATATCAGATGGCATTACATTACCTACTGcacactataaaataattattttgaaatactaTAAAGACTTAAActacaatatttacatacaatttttgcATGTTGccttcatataaaaatattcgaaTCAAGGCAAGGACGCATTTTATGCTATTTATTGATCACAAAATTTTCTCTCTTTCCAATTGATCCAAATTATTTGTAGATATCGATATGTAAGGTATATTCGATCTATAGATTATGGGTTAGTTTGTACAagatataaaactaaaatcaggtaaaataatagaatagaaataataataaaagtagaaTAAAAATGCTGTCAGCACCCGGGACTGCAAGCAACATTGAGATTTCATTATGTCACCATTAACTCTTACTATGAGTTAATTAACGCTACATAAATGGATTGTTCTTGGgcgaaaatataaacaacatgaTTTAGCTAAAtcatacaataaaaatgttttatgtgtacagTAAAAAAAGTGGATTTGTCGAATCTAGACGTGAATTGCGTTGCTACATGTTGTGATAACTTACCGACGTAGTTAaagaattataattattctCTAAGGCAACAACGCAATTGACGCCTAGATTAAATCTTAAACTACAAGATGAACACATCTAACTAACACTAAATATTGGAATGGAAAAAGGAATCGTGGTTGAGGGGTCCCCTAAAAGATACGTCACGGAATGGGCGGGAAACCAAAGTTTATAATCAGCAGGTCAGGCAAAAATATATTGGAGGAGATCGAAAATTATCAAACTGAGGCATCTGTGTCAATTGGTTCAAATTGTTATTTCTACTGTTTGGCAAACAGTTATATACTCTTCGCATTGAAGGCTAACTTaagtttctttgtaatttatctGTCAATTTCATCAATAATTGAGGCGAATGACAAACTCAGTGATTTACCTAAGGAATGAGAATTGGGCCTATTGGTAACGAAtcttacaaatacatatatcaaTAGCTGCAAAGGAAATagagtaattatttgtttttccttgtataaaatgtaaagatTCAGCAGGTTTTCCTTAATTAACTATGAGGCAGTTCTTAGAGTTCAAGCATGTTAGTTTAGATGTCTTTGTAAATGTTAGTTCGGTCTTCATTTGACTACAGTCACTAATTGCTAAACGGTGGTTAGTAAGATTCATAGTTAGCTGCAATACACTACGATACTGAGTGAATCATAGATATTTAAACAAAAGCTTACagctgtacaaaatattaaaggcCGACTTTTCTTTCCCCAGATAATTTTTacctgaagaatatgtttgacgttttcaTAGCTGATAgattgtaaagaaaatatgtaaaatcgCCATAGTTATTCCTTAGATGGAAGTTAGTTGATGTTTGAAAAAATCGGCCTATAAAAGatctatcatatttttattcaatcacGACTGGGTTGAtaaagtatttcattactttaaaGACCTCACCAAAtatagtatataaaataaacataaattctgTATATATAGAAAATCATTGTTTTGATTAAATCAACTATAGCCAATGAATACTGGGACGAATGACATTGGTCATTATTACATAAccattttatcaataaatacatttaaatataaaaaaatattataaaaaagaaatatcagTTTTTAGCTGTCCATGAGAATCAATTATACATACTATCTACATAACTATAGATAGCTAGTTGCAATCATAAAATGGCTTATTTACAGATTGACTCATACACTGTTGAGAAatgttattcttaaaaaaaacctgCAGTataaacactgaaatattttttacaagtcaTTCTGTAAATAAGTCACAAACTTTTGgtatatatttttcacattttcttACATACGTTCTTATGAGATTCCGTACAAGTCATGGTAGGGTCGTAAGTACCGCGTGAGTGTCACAATGACTGCCACAAGTAGCAGTGGAGTGGCGAGGGCGGTACGTAAGGCGTTGTTGTATATCGCGCAGTACGGACATTGTGAAGAACCACATACTTCACAAATGTTGAGGAGGTAAGTTGGGAGTGCGTCGAATATACTTTCGTTGAAACGTTCTGTGGACAAAAATATCATAGTTATATGTTATGATTGCGATGGGAACAATTTGTGCTCCAATTGTAGTACTAGACTGCCTCGCCTTTCTGTCAGACAtacctaatgtaaaaaaaagaacCATTCGGAACTTCTCAGTACTATTGCATATTTAAAGCTCGCCTGATACTTCACATATATCACTGACAAAATGTAGGAGTACATTTTTTCCCAATCTTAATTTAGGTATAACAATCTTGCCTAATCTTTCAAGAACTGAATACTGATTGAAGGCCTAACAATcctttatatttatgtacttaccgGGTGCATAGTAATCGTAAACGCGCATCGGTAGATATCTGGACATGTTAGCGACGGGGAACCAGCGCTCGATCGTGAAGTTCACGCAGGTCTGCTCTTCAGATAACTGTGAAACAAGTATTAAGAATGTTTTATCCGAGCAGAAGCATATGAAGTGTTTGTTGTTGGGCGGCATAGTAGATTTGTTAAGGACAAAATTAACCACTACACTGCTAATCGACTAACTTTACACTAGCCAAGATACGACAGCACCTTATCGCCCCTATGTATACTCTGTTCACTACCTAATGAAgtatcttatgtactccctcTATGTAATctttatgttctctcttatatAATCCCTTATGTACAGCATGTAAAAACTCGAATATGTACCACTCCTATGTACTCTCTCGCTTTCGCTTTCCAAGACAAGCATCAGGGTCtttcggggctgcgggattgctcgaaagagttcccgcggccctggtacataaaaggtctacgacggaacacgacggtttttagtcagtaagtctgacactccctcaccgctgctaacccacagcgggaggggtcattgatgatttatgacgtcgttaaaaagaCAAGCATTCGGGATGAGTTGATAAGGGTTATGGTGAATAACTTACATAGTCGAAGTAGAAGAGCACTTTGGTGGGCGTGTACTTGGCTCGCTGCAGCGTGGGCACGCGCCGCGACAGCACGTACGCGTCCAGCCGCTGCTGCTGCAGCATGTAGCCCGTCGGCACTCCCACCTCCAGCACCGCCATGCCCGAGCGAGGGGACTC includes:
- the LOC110381298 gene encoding ER membrane protein complex subunit 7, giving the protein MKQLTSLLFTVCIFSYVQSAINLPEEDVGNGRYSIEGKVFPPEEQDLGPWQVDTRIHVNGGEYIGFIRDDGSFVIHNVPSGSYVVEILHPDYIYEPIRVEINSKGKYRARKVNYIQTSQVIQVPYPLRLKALSKFRYFQVREQWRLTDFLFNPMVIMMVLPLLFIMILPKMMNDPETKEDLKQISNLAKMSEMPEMSEMFTSLFSGGAAAKASSTSKAKQIKKRQ